In Gambusia affinis linkage group LG08, SWU_Gaff_1.0, whole genome shotgun sequence, a single window of DNA contains:
- the LOC122836005 gene encoding E3 ubiquitin/ISG15 ligase TRIM25-like isoform X1 has protein sequence MASSLDLLDCSICLQLLDDPVTTACGHSFCKKCINTFWDTGRNLDGKYTCPQCRTTFSPKPALQRNTVLANLLEEHKKKPSQSAAGDENDVALPVDVPCDSCSKSKQKAEMYCLMCLASFCETHLQPHFQLPVLKKHKLIQASTRIKGSFCSRHDRLLEMYCRTDAQLICPLCVVQHKNHDIVEVTAEVKAKQEKLERTRKKIADTVWVSQCKIRQLEDAAKSIRDAAWESSDNFEQQCAEHLRLYAHFLEKKCLEMRGKVEEVEKAGVDWTNGHKARLEHEVHKLEEMDRNLWRLAQTDDPIQFLKDIQAVGGLPVFSGSHEELVPLNEFVSAKTNQLKSMCDKQNVQLFGHFMDNKMLCIPRKLHIKPTSRKDILAKFIYPTLDPNTVHACLYMANTKRELSWGITGQAHPDHPDRFSHFYQSLCQDDLQENHYWEVEWDGGVIEVAVSHKGIRRKGQSKDSCFGHNKLSWKIICSPSGCTFWHNSLHKGLIPPAQSRRVGVHLEYNEGKLSFYSVSRCGKLTLLHRVQTTFSEPLYPGFSVDLGASLTICKF, from the exons ATGGCTTCCAGTCTGGACCTGTTGGATTGCTCTATTTGTCTACAGCTGCTGGACGACCCTGTGACTACTGCCTGTGGACACAGCTTCTGTAAGAAATGTATAAACACTTTCTGGGACACAGGACGAAACCTCGACGGAAAATACACTTGTCCTCAGTGCCGGACAACTTTCAGCCCAAAGCCTGCTCTTCAGAGAAACACAGTCTTGGCTAATCTGTTGGAGGAGCACAAGAAGAAACCCAGTCAAAGTGCTGCTGGTGATGAAAATGATGTTGCTTTACCAGTGGATGTGCCGTGTGATTCTTGCtctaaaagtaaacaaaaagctGAGATGTATTGTCTCATGTGTCTTGCCTCCTTCTGTGAGACACATCTGCAGCCTCATTTCCAACTTCCTGTACTAAAGAAGCACAAGCTGATTCAGGCCTCTACGAGAATCAAGGGAAGTTTCTGCTCCCGTCATGACAGGCTTTTAGAAATGTACTGTCGCACTGATGCGCAGCTGATTTGTCCACTTTGTGTGGTGCAGCACAAAAATCACGACATTGTGGAAGTCACTGCAGAAGTCAAAGCAAAGCAG GAGAAGCTGGAAAGAACCAGAAAGAAAATTGCAGATACAGTTTGGGTTTCACAGTGTAAAATAAGACAGCTAGAGGACGCAGCAAAATCTATTAGA GATGCTGCTTGGGAGTCAAGTGACAACTTTGAGCAGCAATGCGCCGAACATCTCCGTTTATACGCTCACTTTCTGGAAAAGAAATGTCTTGAGATGAGAGGCAAAGTTGAAGAGGTAGAGAAAGCTGGAGTTGACTGGACTAATGGTCACAAAGCACGACTGGAGCATGAAGTTCATAAACTGGAGGAAATGGATCGTAATCTCTGGCGGCTTGCACAAACAGATGATCCCATTCAGTTTCTAAAG GATATTCAAGCTGTGGGTGGCCTCCCTGTGTTTTCAGGTTCACATGAAGAACTGGTGCCTCTGAACGAGTTTGTGTCTGCAAAAACCAACCAATTAAAAAGCATGTGTGACAAACAGAATGTACAGTTATTTGGCCATTTTATGGATAATAAAA tgTTGTGTATTCCCAGAAAGCTTCATATCAAACCAACATCAAGAAAAGACATACTGGCCAAGTTTATAT ATCCTACGCTGGATCCTAACACAGTGCATGCGTGTCTATACATGGCAAACACCAAGAGAGAGCTATCATGGGGAATAACAGGCCAGGCTCATCCTGATCACCCTGACAGATTCTCCCACTTTTACCAATCGCTGTGCCAAGACGACCTTCAAGAAAACCACtactgggaggtggagtggGACGGTGGCGTCATTGAAGTGGCTGTGTCACATAAAGGCATTCGAAGGAAAGGGCAGAGTAAAGACAGCTGCTTCGGACACAACAAGCTGTCTTGGAAAATCATCTGTTCTCCTTCTGGTTGCACTTTTTGGCACAACAGTCTTCATAAAGGTCTGATTCCCCCAGCTCAGTCACGTAGAGTGGGTGTGCACCTTGAGTACAATGAAGGAAAGTTGAGTTTCTACAGCGTTTCACGCTGTGGCAAGCTCACGCTGCTGCACCGAGTCCAGACAACATTCAGTGAACCTCTCTATCCTGGCTTCAGTGTGGATTTAGGAGCGAGCCTAACAATATGTAAATTTTAA
- the LOC122836005 gene encoding E3 ubiquitin/ISG15 ligase TRIM25-like isoform X2, with translation MASSLDLLDCSICLQLLDDPVTTACGHSFCKKCINTFWDTGRNLDGKYTCPQCRTTFSPKPALQRNTVLANLLEEHKKKPSQSAAGDENDVALPVDVPCDSCSKSKQKAEMYCLMCLASFCETHLQPHFQLPVLKKHKLIQASTRIKGSFCSRHDRLLEMYCRTDAQLICPLCVVQHKNHDIVEVTAEVKAKQEKLERTRKKIADTVWVSQCKIRQLEDAAKSIRDAAWESSDNFEQQCAEHLRLYAHFLEKKCLEMRGKVEEVEKAGVDWTNGHKARLEHEVHKLEEMDRNLWRLAQTDDPIQFLKDIQAVGGLPVFSGSHEELVPLNEFVSAKTNQLKSMCDKQNVQLFGHFMDNKMLCIPRKLHIKPTSRKDILAKFIYPTLDPNTVHACLYMANTKRELSWGITGQAHPDHPDRFSHFYQSLCQDDLQENHYWEVEWDGGVIEVAVSHKGIRRKGQSKDSCFGHNKLSWKIICSPSGCTFWHNSLHKGLIPPAQSRRVGVHLEYNEGKLSFYSVSRCGKLTLLHRVQTTFSEPLYPGFSVDLGASLTI, from the exons ATGGCTTCCAGTCTGGACCTGTTGGATTGCTCTATTTGTCTACAGCTGCTGGACGACCCTGTGACTACTGCCTGTGGACACAGCTTCTGTAAGAAATGTATAAACACTTTCTGGGACACAGGACGAAACCTCGACGGAAAATACACTTGTCCTCAGTGCCGGACAACTTTCAGCCCAAAGCCTGCTCTTCAGAGAAACACAGTCTTGGCTAATCTGTTGGAGGAGCACAAGAAGAAACCCAGTCAAAGTGCTGCTGGTGATGAAAATGATGTTGCTTTACCAGTGGATGTGCCGTGTGATTCTTGCtctaaaagtaaacaaaaagctGAGATGTATTGTCTCATGTGTCTTGCCTCCTTCTGTGAGACACATCTGCAGCCTCATTTCCAACTTCCTGTACTAAAGAAGCACAAGCTGATTCAGGCCTCTACGAGAATCAAGGGAAGTTTCTGCTCCCGTCATGACAGGCTTTTAGAAATGTACTGTCGCACTGATGCGCAGCTGATTTGTCCACTTTGTGTGGTGCAGCACAAAAATCACGACATTGTGGAAGTCACTGCAGAAGTCAAAGCAAAGCAG GAGAAGCTGGAAAGAACCAGAAAGAAAATTGCAGATACAGTTTGGGTTTCACAGTGTAAAATAAGACAGCTAGAGGACGCAGCAAAATCTATTAGA GATGCTGCTTGGGAGTCAAGTGACAACTTTGAGCAGCAATGCGCCGAACATCTCCGTTTATACGCTCACTTTCTGGAAAAGAAATGTCTTGAGATGAGAGGCAAAGTTGAAGAGGTAGAGAAAGCTGGAGTTGACTGGACTAATGGTCACAAAGCACGACTGGAGCATGAAGTTCATAAACTGGAGGAAATGGATCGTAATCTCTGGCGGCTTGCACAAACAGATGATCCCATTCAGTTTCTAAAG GATATTCAAGCTGTGGGTGGCCTCCCTGTGTTTTCAGGTTCACATGAAGAACTGGTGCCTCTGAACGAGTTTGTGTCTGCAAAAACCAACCAATTAAAAAGCATGTGTGACAAACAGAATGTACAGTTATTTGGCCATTTTATGGATAATAAAA tgTTGTGTATTCCCAGAAAGCTTCATATCAAACCAACATCAAGAAAAGACATACTGGCCAAGTTTATAT ATCCTACGCTGGATCCTAACACAGTGCATGCGTGTCTATACATGGCAAACACCAAGAGAGAGCTATCATGGGGAATAACAGGCCAGGCTCATCCTGATCACCCTGACAGATTCTCCCACTTTTACCAATCGCTGTGCCAAGACGACCTTCAAGAAAACCACtactgggaggtggagtggGACGGTGGCGTCATTGAAGTGGCTGTGTCACATAAAGGCATTCGAAGGAAAGGGCAGAGTAAAGACAGCTGCTTCGGACACAACAAGCTGTCTTGGAAAATCATCTGTTCTCCTTCTGGTTGCACTTTTTGGCACAACAGTCTTCATAAAGGTCTGATTCCCCCAGCTCAGTCACGTAGAGTGGGTGTGCACCTTGAGTACAATGAAGGAAAGTTGAGTTTCTACAGCGTTTCACGCTGTGGCAAGCTCACGCTGCTGCACCGAGTCCAGACAACATTCAGTGAACCTCTCTATCCTGGCTTCAGTGTGGATTTAGGAGCGAGCCTAACAATAT
- the LOC122835618 gene encoding tripartite motif-containing protein 16-like has product MAAKSEAPYSLCCSVCLEVLKKPVTLPCGHSYCMDCVSNYWDLEGQKGVCSCPQCRHTFNSRPVLNKNTVLVDLIEKMAEPERTTPLCEKQAKPNEVECDFCTVTKLKAVKTCLVCLASYCATHVQPHYESAAFQRHKLVEVSGSIQEKICSKHDKLLEVYCRSDDECICLLCVMDEHKDHDTVSAAAARKEKQKLFGEKKQRNQQRIGEKLKQVRQLGQKAKALKLSRDAALDQNEKIYAEIVLMADKRRSDVKELIKHQENAAFGQTETLISQLEKEIRDLRGRDEEMRKLSSTEDIYFLQRCKPIFNGAEPKMSLNFNLQKGLAFDCVTKAISELKDKMETLSTAIKEISDTIETVPDPMTRQELCMYSCSLSLDPNTAFENLLLSEENTKVTWTKKAQEYPYHTERFTKYDQVLCSEGLSGVCYWEVEWKGPRVEVAVCYKGPNMKESCFGYNDQSWSVSLANSGCAFWHDETKIKIPNPCSSRMGLYLNHRAGTLSFYSVSCSEQLVLLHKVQTTFSQPLYPGFMVSKGASVKIIKQQ; this is encoded by the exons ATGGCAGCGAAAAGCGAAGCTCCTTATTCTTTGTGCTGCTCTGTATGCCTGGAGGTGTTGAAGAAACCCGTGACTCttccttgcggccacagctatTGTATGGACTGTGTAAGCAACTACTGGGACCTGGAGGGTCAGAAGGGTGTTTGCAGCTGCCCTCAGTGTCGACACACTTTCAACTCAAGACCAGTACTGAACAAGAACACGGTACTGGTTGATTTGATCGAGAAAATGGCCGAACCAGAGAGAACCACTCCTTTATGTGAAAAGCAAGCAAAACCAAATGAAGTGGAGTGCGACTTCTGCACTGTGACGAAACTGAAGGCTGTCAAAACCTGTTTGGTGTGTCTTGCTTCTTACTGTGCCACCCACGTCCAGCCTCACTATGAGTCTGCAGCTTTCCAAAGGCACAAGCTGGTGGAGGTGTCAGGCTCCATCCAGGAGAAGATCTGCTCTAAGCACGACAAGCTGCTGGAAGTGTACTGTCGCAGTGACGATGAGTGCATCTGCCTGCTTTGCGTCATGGATGAGCACAAAGACCATGACACtgtctcagcagcagcagccagaaaagagaaacaa AAACTATTTGGAGAGAAGAAACAACGAAATCAGCAAAGAATTGGAGAAAAGCTGAAGCAGGTGCGACAGCTGGGACAGAAAGCGAAGGCATTAAAG CTTTCCAGAGATGCGGCTCTTGACCAAAATGAGAAGATCTACGCTGAAATTGTCTTGATGGCAGATAAAAGACGGTCAGATGTGAAGGAGCTAATCAAACATCAGGAAAATGCAGCCTTTGGTCAAACTGAAACACTCATCAGTCAACTTGAAAAGGAGATTAGAGACCTGAGGGGGAGAGACGAAGAAATGAGGAAGCTGTCTTCAACTGAAGACATTTACTTTTTGCAG CGCTGCAAGCCTATTTTCAATGGCGCAGAACCTAAAATGAGCCTGAACTTCAACCTCCAGAAGGGCCTAGCCTTTGATTGTGTGACAAAGGCTATATCAGAGTTGAAAGACAAAATGGAAACTTTGTCAACAGCTATTAAGGAAATATCAGATACCA ttgaaACCGTTCCAGATCCAATGACCAGGCAGGAATTGTGCATGT ATTCATGTAGCTTGAGTTTGGATCCCAACACAGCTTTTGAGAACCTGTTGCTCTCCGAGGAAAACACCAAAGTTACTTGGACCAAGAAGGCCCAGGAGTATCCCTACCACACAGAGCGATTTACCAAATATGATCAAGTGTTGTGCTCCGAAGGTTTGTCTGGTGTTTGCTACTgggaagttgagtggaagggGCCCAGAGTTGAGGTGGCGGTGTGCTACAAAGGGCCAAACATGAAAGAAAGCTGCTTTGGATACAATGACCAGTCCTGGAGTGTTTCCCTTGCAAATTCTGGATGTGCTTTTTGGCACGATGAAACGAAAATCAAAATTCCCAACCCATGTTCTTCCAGAATGGGGTTGTATTTGAACCATAGAGCTGGAACTCTGTCCTTTTACAGTGTGTCTTGCTCTGAACAACTGGTGCTCCTCCATAAAGTTCAGACCACTTTCTCCCAGCCTTTATACCCTGGGTTTATGGTGTCCAAAGGAGCTTCAGTAAAGATAATCAAGCAGCAGTAA
- the tmem17 gene encoding transmembrane protein 17B, whose protein sequence is MELPETIRKRLDDFSRNILFDQTRTVTFTEENDGFLPDEKPVLSSLQLQMSLYFNLWFFPCWWISETVMLHLKYSALPEYYKFILVTILLLMTLIEAIRLYLGYAGNLQEKVPELAGFWLLTILLQLPLILFQLFNEAILIQPLERGVHIVLTIFILIQAASGFAALRNMVRHTGSQFHLQQFD, encoded by the exons ATGGAGCTCCCGGAGACCATCAGAAAGCGCTTAGATGACTTTTCTCGTAATATCTTATTTGACCAGACTCGAACTGTGACGTTCACCGAAGAAAACGACGGATTCTTGCCTGACG AGAAACCAGTTCTGTCCAGCCTCCAGCTGCAGATGTCGTTGTATTTTAACTTGTGGTTCTTTCCCTGTTGGTGGATCAGTGAAACTGTTATGCTGCATCTCAAG TACTCTGCCTTGCCTGAGTACTACAAGTTCATCCTTGTGACTATTCTGCTGCTGATGACTCTTATTGAGGCCATCAGACTTTATCTCGGATATGCTGGGAACCTGCAAGAAAAG gtGCCAGAGTTGGCAGGCTTTTGGTTGCTCACCATCCTTCTGCAGCTTCCCCTCATCCTTTTCCAGCTGTTTAATGAAGCCATTCTCATCCAGCCTCTGGAGAGGGGCGTCCACATAGTGCTCACCATATTCATTCTCATACAG GCAGCCTCTGGTTTTGCAGCGCTGCGGAACATGGTTAGACACACAGGGAGCCAGTTTCATCTCCAACAGTTTGACTGA